In Propionispora vibrioides, the sequence CTGGCCGAATGTGGCCGGAATCGTTGGTCGAATCACACCGGAATATGCAATAACTCTTGATTTTCTGTAAAGATCATATTTGACCAACTCCTTTTTAAATTTGTTCTTAGTATAAGAAAAATTGCTAAAACTAAAAATGATGGAATAGGCCGATTTATTTGGTAAATAAATCGGCCTATTCCATCATTTTAATTATGTTTTAATTATGATATAATTAAGATTTATTTAAATTATTTTCTTACTTCTATATTTTAAAATATTTCAGATAAATTGCTTGCCGTAATTGAAAGAAAGCTTGGGTATAATTTGTATGATTATCATTTTTTAAGGATTGGTAAAGTATCGCGGATCTTTCAGTAAGATCATAAAGTAGTTGATTGTAAGTATTGTCTCTATAAGATCTAAAAGTATCATAAATTAAACAGGAAAGCCGAAAGCGCGGAGGAATATTTCTTGTATTATTATCTATTTGAGTTTCGAGTAGTTTGTATATATAAATTTTTAATGCTGGCAATAAATTTTCTATATACATTGCTATTAGTTCCTTTTCTGGCTCAATTAAATCATTGATCATGAAATAATTTATGAGAAATATCCCGCTGAATGTTTGTTCAATGTTAAGCAAATGATGAATGTCTAATATATCTATTTTTTCTGGATCTAGAAGCATTGATAATGGATAAAGTAAACGAGAATATTTGTTATAGAGAAACAGTGTGAATAATGGATTATAAGCAGTCTGGTTATTTATATACTGCTTTAAATATAGGAGCAGTAAGTGCATGGTATTTACTTCTGCAAATAAAATATTGTGATTATTTGAATTTTTTCTTGGAAAGACAGTTGAATCTATATATCTTGGAATGAAAATACTTTTAAACTCTTTAAAGAGATGAAAACTATCTATCTTAATATTTCTTGATTGTCTATTGATAAGGTGTTGAAAAAACAAGGGGGAAATAGAGGGTTCAATTTCTATTTTCAATCTAGAATTTGGGAAATCATGGACGTTTGCCAGAGCTAGATATTGGTTAAAGGAAGAAGTAACGCTATTATAACTGTCTTCGGGGTGAAGTATTTTGTAAATCTGACTATTGCTACTGCGATTCAGTTTGATCATACTTTCTTCTAATAATTCAAATCGTAAATCTAGTTTTAAACTTTCCAAAAATGATTGATAAGATTCTACAGTAGGTGAAATTAACTCTTTATCAAGTAGGTCAAGAGGTGATGGTATAATTTCAGAACTAAGGAGCAGTTCTATAATAAATTTACTTATGCCAAAAAATTCTAACGATTCAAAAATGTCATCAATTGAACTACGATTACGCACATTAAAACCGAAGAATTCTTCAAAATCTTGTATAGAAGAACTTAAAGAAAGAGAAGTAGAGTTTGCAAAGTATTTTTTAATAGTTTCCATTTTAGTTTTTTTATTGTTTGAAGTGGTTGCTTTACGTATCATTAAAAATCTCCTCATAAGGTTTGTTCCAGATGTTCCAATAAGTATTGAGTTTTTGAATATATAATAATATATTGATAAAGTATGAGGAACGAGTATATATACCTAATTTTTTTTTAAAAGGTAATTTTAAATGGAACTAGTGGAACTTTAAATAAGGTCGGTAGGTATGTGCCGTTCTTAATAGTAACTTATTTTTAGTCTTACCCCTTCCCTTTTAACAAGATATAATTTTATTGTAAACTATAAAATGTCAAATATATATTATTTAAAAGAATAATGTATGGGTTATTGTTAGCAAAGAGGGCTGTATGGATTTTTTCATACAGCCCTTTAGTTGTTTTAAAAACCGTCCTTAATTTCAATATTATTGAAATTAAGAGTAATATGATTGAGATATGTCTCATGCTGATTGGTTTTATAATGAAATGGGAGGAGGTGAATCTTAGTGGCAAGATGTCAATATCATGCTAAATATCGCCAAATTGGAAGAAGAATAGCTTTTTATCGTAAACTGCGAGACCTTTCACAGGATGATCTTGCTGCTAAGATTGGAATAAGCAAAAGTTATCTGAGTAAAATTGAGGCAGCTAATTCAGATATAAGCTTCTCCTTGGACGTTCTATTTGCAATTGCAGAAGGTGTTGAGCTAGATGTCGTCGTGTTCTTTCTACCTATAAATGAGAATCTTGCACATGGGTAAGGTGTGTATTTAATGTTTAATGTGATATTGCAATTTGTGGTAATCAGTCAATTTAAATAAGAAAAGGAGTAGGTAAATGAAACGAGCAATTATTATCACGACCATTTTAGCATTTTTACTTTCTAATAGTTTAGCTATTGCGTCCTCTATTAGCGAAAAAACAAGGGGAAAGCCCTTGGCTTGGTATGATTGCTTTTTTACAACAAGCTCAAATGAGGACCAAATAAATTCAAGTAATACACTTACATTATTTAACGATATGTATTATTTAAAAATGAAGCAAACCAGTGGAAAAGATATATCGAATTTATTAGGACAGAATTACAACTTTTATTCAGGAGAAATCAATGGCTATGGTGTCGATGTACGTGATTATGGATATTGTCAGCTATACTCAAATGGTGATTTAATGGGTTTGGATTTTACGACTAGCGCAATCAAAACGTTAAGAAATGTAAAAGTAGGAGATACGGTTGATTTTATGATTCAACAGTATGGAAAACCTCGTGCATCAGGGATTAATAACGGTCTTACTTGGTATAGATACTCAGATGACATATTAGATCCTAACTTTTATCTATATTTTATTTCTAAGGACAATTGCATTACCAAAATTATGGCTCGTTCCGCTCGGTTAGAAGAAAGAACTTTTAGGCAAAGCGTAGCAGTAAATAAAAGTAACCATTTTAAAGGTTCACAATTATACTCATTAGGAAGTTTTGGACAAAGAGAAGGAACTGTG encodes:
- a CDS encoding helix-turn-helix domain-containing protein, whose amino-acid sequence is MARCQYHAKYRQIGRRIAFYRKLRDLSQDDLAAKIGISKSYLSKIEAANSDISFSLDVLFAIAEGVELDVVVFFLPINENLAHG